Part of the Clostridia bacterium genome is shown below.
CGATGAGGAGCACCTCAGCCTGGTGGGCCAGCATACCGGGAGAACGTTTCGCTTGGGGGATCCGGTGCAGGTACGGGTGCTACGGGCGGATCGCGCTACCCGGCAAATTGATATGGAGCTAGCCCAGCCGGGCATAAAAGCTATCCACGCGGGCAAGCTAGATTCGAGTTTAATAGCTCCAGGAGGTGGGTAATGTGCCCATTCTTGAGATCAGCGTTTTACCGGTAGGTACTCCAACCTCCAGCATCTCCTCTTACATCGCCGATGCTTGTAAGATTCTTGAGCAACGGGGGCTGGAATATCAGGTAACCCCAACCTGTACGGTGGTAGAAGGGGAGCTGGACCAGCTGTTGGACGTGGCTAGGGAAATGCACCAGGCTCCGTTTGCCAATGGGGTGAACAGGGTGGTCACCTCCATGACCATTGATCACCGTCAAGATCGGCCTATGGATCTTAAGAAGCAGGTTCAGTCGGTTACCCAGGAATTGAAAATGTAAGCCCCAAAAATGGGCTGGTAATTGCCGGATCGGCGCCGGTCTGATATACTTCAGGGCAGATGCAACCCAGACGGCAGGGTGGTATGCCCATGACCAGCGCTGATAGCAAAGCGCCTATAAAGGTAGTAACTGAAAACCGGAAGGCTCGCCATGACTACTTTATCGAAGAGACCTATGAGGCGGGTATTGCCCTGACCGGCACTGAGGTCAAGTCCCTTCGAGTCGGCAAAGCTAATCTCCAGGATAGCTATGCCCAGGTTGAAAACGGCGAGCTTTTCCTATACAATATGCACATTAGCCCGTACGAAAAGGGCAACCGTTTCAACCATGAGCCCAAGCGTCCTCGGCGATTGCTCCTTCACAAGCGGGAAATCATGCGGCTTTGGGGCAAAAGCCGGGAAAAGGGTTTGACTTTAATCCCACTTAGAGTATACTTTA
Proteins encoded:
- a CDS encoding MTH1187 family thiamine-binding protein; the protein is MPILEISVLPVGTPTSSISSYIADACKILEQRGLEYQVTPTCTVVEGELDQLLDVAREMHQAPFANGVNRVVTSMTIDHRQDRPMDLKKQVQSVTQELKM
- the smpB gene encoding SsrA-binding protein SmpB, yielding MTSADSKAPIKVVTENRKARHDYFIEETYEAGIALTGTEVKSLRVGKANLQDSYAQVENGELFLYNMHISPYEKGNRFNHEPKRPRRLLLHKREIMRLWGKSREKGLTLIPLRVYFNRRGLAKVELALARGKRLYDKRQDLAAKSAQREIERTLKERSQY